The following are from one region of the Hydrogenophaga sp. BPS33 genome:
- a CDS encoding ferritin-like domain-containing protein produces MQAPAHPTPPPLTSLRARALGALCTADPGAKVAATHALFGSQQAGRLRIDPTEHLQADATAPLPGRPARPLLVAPVDVPQRSPFTPEGLAMLLHAVAHIEFNAIDLALDAVWRFPDMPADYYTDWLRVAHEEATHFHLLRTHLQSLGHDYGDFVAHNSLWEMCLRTQHDATARMALVPRTMEARGLDATPPMQARLRKVGTPAALRAVEILDVILRDEIGHVAVGNRWYGWLCAQQDIEPLGHYRRLARAHSAPRLRPPFNDTARLAAGFSQPELDDLLAAASRS; encoded by the coding sequence TGCACCGCCGACCCGGGTGCCAAGGTCGCGGCGACCCACGCCTTGTTCGGGTCCCAACAGGCGGGCCGGTTGCGGATCGACCCGACCGAGCACCTGCAAGCCGATGCCACAGCGCCACTGCCCGGGCGGCCGGCGCGGCCGCTGCTGGTGGCGCCGGTGGACGTGCCGCAGCGCTCGCCCTTCACGCCCGAGGGCCTGGCCATGCTGCTGCACGCGGTGGCGCACATCGAATTCAACGCCATCGACCTGGCGCTGGACGCAGTCTGGCGCTTTCCCGACATGCCGGCCGACTACTACACCGACTGGCTGCGCGTGGCCCACGAAGAAGCCACGCACTTCCACTTGCTGCGCACGCACCTGCAAAGCCTGGGGCACGACTACGGCGATTTCGTGGCGCACAACAGCCTCTGGGAGATGTGCCTGCGCACGCAGCACGATGCGACGGCGCGCATGGCGCTCGTGCCACGCACCATGGAAGCACGCGGCCTGGACGCCACGCCGCCGATGCAGGCGCGTCTGCGCAAGGTCGGCACACCAGCAGCTTTGCGCGCGGTCGAGATCCTGGACGTGATCCTGCGCGACGAGATCGGCCATGTGGCGGTGGGCAACCGCTGGTATGGGTGGTTGTGTGCGCAGCAAGACATCGAACCGCTGGGCCACTACCGCCGTCTGGCGCGCGCGCACTCGGCACCGCGCCTGCGGCCACCCTTCAACGATACGGCGCGGCTGGCGGCCGGGTTCAGCCAGCCCGAGCTGGACGATCTGCTCGCGGCCGCATCGCGCTCGTGA